The window AATATGAAACAATGAAAGGCGGTTGAAACTTACTAAGCGGAAAAGATGATTTTCTATTTGAAATTCTGATGAAAGAGGAAGAACATTCTTTGGAGGTAGAAGTGGATTGTTTGCAGGTGAAGGAGCAGTATGAACTGAGAGACGGGGATGATAGTAATTCCATTAATGAGTTCCGATTAGGGTTTCAAGAGAGAAAGCAGAGACGATAGTGAGGAATGGAGACGAAGAGAAACAGAGTCGTgaggttttgagtgaaaatgaGATTTGGATTGCCTTTCAAAACTTTTTTttgtcatcttttttttttttcttttacaactCTTTTGGTGTGTTTTTTAAATTtagggttaatttaaaaaaataataataataataataaaagcgaCAAACAATAGTAAATGGATACTATTTAGGATatattctatttatattcaatataTCATTCAAAAAATTACTTTGACATTAGGCATCCGTTGTATTCACCACTAACCATTAGACcatccgttatacccaccacATACCATATATGTGGTGGGTGCCACATTAGCACCACATTCCATTACCACTAACATGGGATACTTACCACTAACACACCACTCCacatcattatttttattttttttttaattcaaaaatacaataaaataactttttttttaattcaaaaatacaataacattactttttttttaatccaaaaattaaaataaaattacaatTAAAAGCATTCGTTCCGGGTACGAActcctcaattggaacgacaacgTCGTTCGGATCATACGTGCAAATCGCTCGACCTTCATTttcaataatcatattatgcattaTAATACATGCTAGGACCATTCGCTTAATTCTTTCTTTATCCCAAAGTCGTGTAGCATATTTCACTACATGTCATGTTTGCTTAAGGACTCCAAATGCCCTCTCGATATCCTTTCTCGCTGATTCCTGTTTTTTTGTAAACAATTTTGCTTTTTCACTTCGAGGAACTGAGTATGCCTTCATCAATGTAGAATAATCCGGGTATATCCCATCACCAAGGTAGTAACCATATTTGTACGCGTGCCCGTTTACCGTGAACGTCATATCAGGTGCTTTGCCGGTCCAAATATCGTTGAAAAGTGGAGACTGACCAAGAACATTAAGGTCGTTGTTGGACCCCGCTACTCCAAAAAAGGCATGCCATATCCACAAATCTTGAGATGCAACAGCTTCTAGGATGATAGTTGGTTCACCTATATCTCCTCGAGTGAACTGACCACGCCATGCAGTTGGACATTTTTCCCAAGCCACATGCGTACAATCTAGACTGCCAATCATACCGGGAAATCCATGCCTCTCTTCATGAGCCGAATATAATCTCTCAATATCACATTGAGTAGGTTTACGCAAATATTCTTCGTGAAAAACCTCATAAACACATGCAGAAAACCAATCTACACATTCAACCGCGGTCCTCTCGGATATTTTCAAGTATTCGTCAGATGCATCAAATGCTATACCGTATCCCAAATACCTAAGAGCAGCCGCACATTTTTGTATACTACTAAAACCCATTCTTCCTCTAGCGTcgggtttttgtttgaaaaaatcatAACGAGATTCTAAAGCATTACTAATACGTAAAAATATAGCCTTATTCAGACGAAAACGACGTTCGAACGAGTCGTCATTATAAAGACAATTATCGGCAAAGTAATCACGTACCAATAAGTCGTGTGCGGCTTGGCGATCACGATGGACGACCGTCCTTGTACGCGCTGCATTCGAACTTTCTTCGGCGTGAACGTGTTGCACAACATTGAAGAATGTCTCGACGAATTCTACGTCGTCATCCGAgtcaaaaaattttaaaaattccaTATTTATCGAGGGATCCATAGGTGTAATTGAGTGTAgaatgtatatgtatgtgtatgtgttttggtATTGAGTTTTGTAATTGAATTTTTATAgttgagtttgaaaaaaaaaaaaaaaaaaggaacggCCACAAAATAGCCGTTCAACGGCTCAAAATATTCGACCAATAGCAATCCTCGTTTCATTTCGTTGTCCCGAGCACATTTTGCAACGACCACGGTCGACCACGAACCACCGGGACAGTGTGCACGTCTGTGGTTCGTGGCCAACTAGACCACGGACGCATTCGTGATACCCACACCGGTTGGCCTTATAGTGGTGGATGTCACATCATCACCACATTCAACCACTAAACTTATGGGATACCCACCACTATAtgcttcttttttttatttttaaattaaaaaatatatatattttaattaattaaaatgtagAGAGAGgtagagagagataaagagacATGGAGAGAGAGAAAAATTAATTGGATGTTGTCCGTTCTTCCCACCACATTTGACCACGAATTTTTCCACCACTAGCGACCACTAAGAGTATGAGGTGGTGTTCACATTTTTTGTTTGTGGTCACATAGACCACGAACATGCTCGTTATGAGTATACCATAAGGTCTTACACCAATTTCAACATGCTAAAATGGTATTGAATTTGTATGTGTGGATCGAGTGTTCGTGTCATTCAATATAACAAAAGTGGTTGATCTAAATCTATCATGTATTGACATTAAGTGTTGAGTAACATCCAATGCGACAGAATTATCCGATTAGAATGAATTCTAATAAGATAATTAGGACACAGAAAAAAGTTTAATGGCATGTTGAAtataattaaaaaggtttagtAAGTAACGAACAAATTAGTTAATATTGATTGTTATTTTATGGCATTTACCCTTAAACTTATTCCGTTGTGTTTGTAACATAACATTCATTGTATCTATATTGTAGATTTGACTAATGTCATAAAATGACAAGTAACAACATTAAATTTTCGCTTTAGATTACTTATCTTGTAATTGTATTAGATAGGTCGTTGTTCTTTAGTTCACATTAGAAGTCGTATTTTAATTGTATTCAATAGGTCGCTATTTTTTCGGTTCGCATGAAAAGACATTTCAAGAAGATAATTATGTCATATTGGAAGCTATAGTAGCATAATGCCAAAGCTAAATATACATAAATGAACAATTATGTCATATTTTAACGTCACAATTGATATGAAGCATGATTAAATACAGAGATAACGACTtgaaaatgtaatatattttttaatttgtatacattttggtcactgagtttttttatCAACATTTCCCTCATCAACTTGTTTAATTGTACATATTCAGTCCTTATGAACGGCTACTCCAGGTAAATCAGAAAAATAACTTAACagagtaatatatttctcattttgtacacatttagttattattttttttcacatttagtccttaatattttttgttgcaaaataaatcATTATTGTTTTTGTACATATCCAGTACTTATGACCGGTTTCTTAGCCAGGTTTTTCCTCATGTCATCTTGTaggacaatcattaatgaggtgtCCGAGGTTCTTGATGTTTATGGCCACTGGGACATCGGCTGTTTGGTTGCTTATGTCTTGTGTTTCGTTTAGATCTTATGTTCTGAACGacttaacttcttcatacgatctcaGATTGTAACAATCTTTATACCCACACGTTGGTAtttgagtctactacaacttttgtttagattactccAAAGTacaaagtaatatatttttacttatggcTTTTATATACGTGCattctttataaatatatgtatgattttttttataaaatcataagtaaaaatatattactttttaatggGAATAATCTAACACTTGATTGCTTAGATCTTATGGTTTGGCTTAGGAGAGTATTCTGAACATCGTAACATTTTTATACGATCTCATATTTTAACGATGTTTATATCAACACGTTCATATTtaagtctactacaactttcgtgtAGATTACTCtcattaaaaagtaatatatttttacttacgataTTTATATACATGTGTTCTTTATGAATATATGTATgaactttttttataaaattgtaagtaaaaatatattactttttaataaaagtaatctaaacgaaaattaTAGTAGACTCAAAAcaaacacatggatataaagatttattaaaaatgagatcgtatgaagaagttacgacgttcAAAACACAAGACCTAAACACCAAGCAATCGAGGTCATAGTGGTCAAAAAAATAAACAACCCCGAACACCTCAATAATAATTGTCCCACGTAGGATGTCGTGAAAAAAACTTAAAGAAACTGTATCTAAGTTAAACTAAATATATAcataatgagaaatatattaccctgtTAAGTCATTTTTTCCGGCTTAAaatgactaaatgtgtaaatTAAACAAATTAAATGGTCAAATATGAACGAAAAAGAAAAATTCAATTGTCTAATGTGTATAAATCCAAGTTGTATATTTTAGATTAACAAATTTCTAACGTTTGTGGGTAAATCTAGAGGGTCAttttaatttatgatacataTAAGAAGCATTATTTATTTGTATTAATTCGTATAAGTATCTTTAAAAACCAACCAATCAAACCACGAATATGATATAAGACAAATTAAAAACAAATGATGAAATTTCTTATCTTTTTAACATCTTCTTTTCAATCTACAAAGCTTCTATACCGATTCATATACCAACATAAAATCAtactttccttttctttttccctTTCTGATTTTGAGAAAAAAGATTTAAGAAAATTTGTAATGATCAAAATATAATAAACCCTCCAAGATCCTTTCATCTGAAAGCTCATGAAAATCGATGTATAAACTTCACAGAATCATGCATGAACAACTGCTCGTTTTGGGAGAGCCATCCTGCAACTTTTCTGttgaaaattcaaaaaaaaaaagtgttaGAAATGTTGGTCTGTTGACTATTACAAACTTGGTTTGACTTTCGATTTCAAACAGAAAAAACATTGAAATTTACTTGTTATAATCGTCTACATATAATagaaattgtgtgtgtgtgtgttgaaaATTACAACAATTAATAACAAATCTTACATTGCTCTTTCGTGCATTGAAACCATAAAAAATTAACAATCTTTTATAACCACAAACAAGCAAAATCTTAAAGCAAATAAATCATCAAATCTCCCGAAGATACTATACATTATATATGTAACAAATAGAtgaaatgaattttaaatttttactAATTTGTGAAGGATTTTTTTACCACTTTTTTTATCGGCCATTGGAGGGCGCATAACAATATGCATAGTGATGACACCTCCTGGGATTTCGCTAACATGAGATCTTGATTCAGCAAgagttttgttgttttcaagaatCTTTCCCGCATTTATGAGCTTCACATCATTTATTGTTTTCGGTGCGTTTTCTTTTTctgtcaaaaagaaaaaaaaaaagattcttCTAGTAAGAATTGAAAGTTTTGGTTTTTGAGCAACTTTCAAGCTAAAAATCATTAAAGgtcttgtttttttttcaatgtaTTAGTAATACTATGGAATTCACGACATATAATAAAATCGTAACAAATTCATGGATATAGGCAAATAAAATATCATGTGAAATTTTAAATCTTTAACACCACAAACATTCACCAATAATCAAAACGTTTTTTTAAACAGTAAAAGTTGGATGTTGCGATTGTGTAAGATAGATCCTAAATTAAGTCGTGAAAATTAAATTAAGAGATAATTGACACAATACGATCAATATCTAGTAATCCAATTTAGGTTTTGGATTAAATAGTTTATGCATCAATTCATAATCTTTCTTTCTCCAAATTTAtaaaatttcaacaaaaataatataaatttagGATTAATATAGAAACCCCATAGCCAAATTATACAATAACCGACTTGAAACTATGTGATTAGGGAAAATTTataaaattcaagatttaaaagcAATCAAGGCTCCACTAATATAACAACAAGTAGTAGATGAGACTTTTAAAACAAAACCCCAACAAGATAACGCGAAAACAAAATAAGAAATTCTCATGAAAAATCAAGAAACTTGATTTAATATATTGATCAAGATGATGATATTGAACTAACCTTTGGGCCATTGTGAAATAATTTTCTCTTTTAGAGATCCGACAGTTGTAACAGAGCTGTATTTGCTAGGTCCGATATCGCTGCCATCAGCTAACCTAAATTTGACATCAATCAGTTCTTCAGCCATTGATGAACACCTCAAATTATCATAACCCAGTTCGATTGATTCAAAAAGAATTGGAAAGACCGTGTCTTTTTCAACTGGGTAAAGTTAAAATCCAAGATTCGGTGCTAAAAATCAATCATACTAATTAAAAAGAGATGAGAAATCAATGGATCGAGAACAGTTTTTGTGGGTTTCAATAGATTTGAAGATAAGGAAtcaaacaagaagaagaagaagaagaagaagaagaagaaggggttgAATTAAAAGGGAATGAATGAGAAGGTTTCTTGAATGGAGAAAGAATAATTTTGTGCGAAATGGGAAATTTATTTATGAATGATAAGATTGGAATTTGGAATTTGGAGCGATGGTGGGATCTTTTTCTTTACCAATGAAGAGGTGTCGACATGCCATGAGACAAGGCCACGGACTCCTCTTTTTAAGAGGTGGCTCATTAAAATGAGCAAAATGGAAAGGTATTACTTGtattagaataaaaaaaataagtataaaATTTTGAGAAATTAGTATTATCTGGTAAAATGTTATTTTAAGCAACTATTTTACAACTTATTATTATCGATAAAAGTTTcatttctttattattttaatttacaatataataatttttttacataattttttttacaaactatgaataattttgtatttttcttttcttttattcaaaatagtcattcattttatttatttgttgcaaaaaaaatcatattttcactaaatattaataaatccataaaaattataTGTTTTGTTAAAAGATCATCGAACAAAATTTATAAATTATAGTATTCTTACAAAAATCTTTATTATAAACCAATATGAGACTAACCTATGTAATAGAGATTTTGTCTCTTGGAATTTTAATCCATTAACTGATATTAACTTCTAATCATTAATCATTAACCCAACGttaataaaaaaattgtattATAAAATGAATGGTTGTTATATAATAGACTAATAGTCTCTAAAAAAATATTGTATTCATCTAGCGTTGTAACACTTCTATCTTGAGCATTTTAGTATAGTCTTTTTATTGATTTAATTCTAATACAAGTTACATATGGTAATATTGTGTATTtggtaaatattttaaaattgtagaataatttatgctttttaaacaaaaatattgtttaaaaaaacataaccGGCAACCTTTTTAGGAAATAGAAACGTTtatatttttcttaattttttgttCCGAACAATTAGGCAAGTTTTCGATAAGAATAACTATCAGTTTTTtcgaaaaagaaaaacaaatgcAACTTATTTTCCCCCCAAAAAAACCCTCTCATAATTGAAAAGTAATTTTTTTGTatcaatttacttttattttaactCATAATTTCCTTGACCATATTGTTGTTGATTATCTTGATGTAGGTTCGATTGTACATTTGCTTGTTAATTTCGAAACCGAAGATTTTGGATCAACAAACTTGTATAGATTGTATCACAACTTGTTTCATACTGTATTTGTTAATTTGGAGACCAAAGGTTCTACGTTATCTAATTTAAAGATTGGCGATTATACATTTTCTAATTGTAGGTTCTATGTCTACTAATTtgaaaataatttacaattcaaTTATCGAGAAATTTCTTTACTTACTATTGCTGATATGACTATAAATTTTTTTTACCTAATCTAGATAATCCCTATCTAAGTCAAATATTCGATACCCTATAACTGACCGATATAATATCGCATAACAACTTTTGCATCATTAACCTGAACACACACAACTACCTACACATATTCATCTTCACCCCAAACTCATTCGACCAATCCCTATCCCTATACACCAACCAACCCCACATACCCACCCACGCTACCCCCATTTACTTGTCTACACCCACCCCTATGCTCCACATATCTATTCGAAATGTGCATTTGAAAATGTTTATTTTTGTGTCGATTcttatattaaaactttgttttaatttatgttcaaatgtgttaaatattgtattgaaataacaaataatagaaaataaaaaccgATAGAAAACTTACATCCAAATATATTGactaaaatagaaaataaaacttCTATAAGTTTTAATCAAGCATATTTTCTAATATTTctactaaaaaactaaaaataaattttGTACTCCTTTTCTCAACATtaaaaataagaaagaaaaaaaaatctacaaCAAAATACACCCCTATTCTTACTTGGAGACCTTTTTTCGTATCTTTCCACCCCGATAAAAGTTTCATCAATTTGGTTGCATCTTATTAAAATTATGGTttacaaataattaaatattataaaagGGCCATTTTGATGTAGTTGTTTTCGTATTTAAAGATTTCGGTTAAGGAAATCCAAAATATCTTTGGGGTGATGACAAATTAGAAGCCATATCATGAATAAATTATAGTGACCGTGGGTTTTGGATGGTGCAATATCTTGAATAAACTATAATGACCATGGGTTTTGGATGGTTGACAAGGTTCACTCGTTGATTTTTTTAATGTATATGTTAATCTAATTATCAATTTAAAGTTGCAACTTGCAACCATTGAGCCGGCATTTGTTTTCTTCAACTCTCAACACACCTTGTTTTGTCAAAATATACTAtaagaagtagtttttggtataAGATTTGACAACTACGATAATTAGGATATGTTTAGTTGGCATGAATCTATTTGAATTAGGAGAAATTGGAATCTAATTCCACCCCTTCCTCATGTTTGATTCAAgtttttaaaagtaattataatccTAAATGAGTTCAATTTTCCATCAATTTAGAGAAAATATTTGTACTCCTAAAATAGAAAACTAAACGGAAAAAACATGCGTTAATATTAAGTTAGCTCATACTACTCCACTACCCTATATTTAAACTTTCATACTCTCATATACTCCCTTCGTttcaatattattgtccacagacaaaaaaacacacagattaagaaaaagcattaattaccactaactttatataataaaataacaattttgTCCTTATGAACAataaatgcttagttggttaagtaataatgagagagtattttggtaaaaatattatttatttttagaagtggactgaTATTTTGGGATAAACCAAAAAAGAAAGAtgaattttgggacggagggagtataaggTAATATCATAGTAAAAGTTAACTCTTTCAAGTCTAACATCAAACTATCTTATCACTTTCTTTTAAGGCATCGTCTCTTCCTCACACCCATGATGGTGGCATTTGTCCGCCTAACCGTAGTCATTAGTTCTACCCTTCTGTGTTTATAAACCACCAACAACTTCTTTTACTGAACTTGTTGACACTCGCGATGAATTTATGATTGTTGTTTTCGATATCATGTCCAATAATGTTATATCACATATCCACTACAACATCTCTACTTTCATGACCGTCATTTTCATCTCATGCTTCTTACTTGACAAACTTTCAAATTCATACTATAAAATTGACCTTACAACCATCTTATAAAATTTACGATTAAAAAGTTATTGATATTTAATAGtattaaaaacataacaatacATATTTTCtgacatgttatatatatatatatatatatatatatatatatatatatatatatatatatatatatatatggttgtcaaaatcgcgatcctgatcataggatcgtaggatcgtacAATCCTAGTATGAAAAACGATCCAGATCGTAAACGGACCATATTTGGAGAAGGATCGTAAGATCGTAGGAtcgagatccgatccgatcctaccttcccttgaatttttttattttttttttaattttttgcagATAAATATTTTTATTGCTTTATACCTTTTACCTTTTACCAATTTACCATTTATCATTTTGTGTTGTGACTTACAActaaaattttgaagtttttaaaatttttgaatgaaaattgaatgtttaaaatatttttcatgctttaaattataaattaaaattatgttttattttgtcGGATCTAAGGATCCTGATTCCgatcttgcaaacccaaaaaTAGTCCTACATAGGATCCCGATCTTaacaacctttatatatatatatatatatatatatatatatatatatatatatatatatatatatatatatatatatatatatatatatatatatatatatataggaatgagttctacgGAAAACAAATAATTAGGGCAACATACgttggaaccaataatcaaaccacac of the Lactuca sativa cultivar Salinas chromosome 6, Lsat_Salinas_v11, whole genome shotgun sequence genome contains:
- the LOC111891439 gene encoding uncharacterized protein LOC111891439, coding for MEFLKFFDSDDDVEFVETFFNVVQHVHAEESSNAARTRTVVHRDRQAAHDLLVRDYFADNCLYNDDSFERRFRLNKAIFLRISNALESRYDFFKQKPDARGRMGFSSIQKCAAALRYLGYGIAFDASDEYLKISERTAVECVDWFSACVYEVFHEEYLRKPTQCDIERLYSAHEERHGFPGMIGSLDCTHVAWEKCPTAWRGQFTRGDIGEPTIILEAVASQDLWIWHAFFGVAGSNNDLNVLGQSPLFNDIWTGKAPDMTFTVNGHAYKYGYYLGDGIYPDYSTLMKAYSVPRSEKAKLFTKKQESARKDIERAFGVLKQT
- the LOC111891418 gene encoding membrane-anchored ubiquitin-fold protein 6, with product MAEELIDVKFRLADGSDIGPSKYSSVTTVGSLKEKIISQWPKEKENAPKTINDVKLINAGKILENNKTLAESRSHVSEIPGGVITMHIVMRPPMADKKSEKLQDGSPKTSSCSCMIL